The Acinetobacter sp. WCHA45 DNA window ATGTTCTTGATCAGCATTTGTCCGAAAGTTTAGTAGAGTTGAGAAAACTACTCGAAAGTCTAACAGGCAAAGCCCACATTGGTCATATAGAATTAGCAATGGGTGATACCGAGACAGCCTTATTGATTCGCCACTTGGATGAATTAAATGTGTCGGATGTCAACCAATTACGTCAATTTGCGTTACTAAAGGATTGGCAGTTGTATTTACAACCTAAAGGCGCAGATAGTTTACATCGTGTTGATGATGCTCAAGCACCGATGCGTTTGCACTATAGTCTGGATGAGTTTGCGGTTAAATTTGCATTTTCACCTTTAGACTTTACTCAGGTGAATAGCGGTGTAAATGCAAAGATGATTCACTTGGCATGTGAATTGCTAGATTTACAGAAAGGGGAGAGAGTGCTCGACCTGTTTTGTGGACTGGGTAATTTTTCCTTACCTTTAGCACGTTGTGTTGGTGAGACAGGTCAGGTCATTGGTGTTGAAGCAAGTGATGAGATGGTACAACGGGCAACTGAAAATGCGAAAGCAAATCAATTGTCTCAGGCATTGTTCTTTTCACAAGATTTAACAAAAGACTTTTCGCATCATTCTTGGGCAAAACAGGGATTTGATGCATTATTAATTGATCCTCCTCGATCAGGTGCGTTTGAGGTTATGCAATATGTACCTAATTTTGGAGCAAAAAGAATCGTTTATGTTTCATGTAATCCATCAACGCTAGCAAGGGATGCGGGTGTACTGGCACAATATGGTTATCAACTTAAAAAAGCGGCAGTCATGGACATGTTTACCCATACTGAGCATGTTGAATCAATTGCCTTATTTGAAAAAATTGAGCAATTTGAAAAGACCCAAGAGATAAACGATTAGAGAATGAGTTACATATCCAGAGGAGAATGGTATGGTCACAGTACGTGAGCAGTTACCTGGGCGACTCCATGAGTTGTCAGAGGAAACGACTGTAGAACATGCCGCTGAAGCGCAAAGTGGTCTGGTCTCTTGGCTAGATCGAGTGCGTGATATTTTGGATGGGGCGGAGCTAAAGCAACTTCAAAAAGTTGCAGAGCTGACCTTGGCAAAAGAATTAGAAACCACGGTTCATCATCGTAGCAATACCTTTAGTACAGGTATTGGCATGGCTGATATTTTGGCGCATTTACATGTTGATGAAGACACATTGTCAGCGGCAGTGTTGTATCGAAGTGTGCGCGAAGGTTTAATTACTTTAGAGGATATTCAACAGCAATTCGGCGAACAGGTGCTTGGTCTTGTACAAGGCACGCTTGCGATGGGTAAGCTCTCTGAATTGATTGAAAAAAATAAACGTTTAGAAGATCATTTTAATAACAATCAGCGTGAGCATTTAAACGGCATTTATAAAATGCTGATTTCAGTGACAGAAGATGTACGCGTTGTTTTGATCAAATTGGCTGAACGTACTTATGCTTTACGTGAATTAGCCACTGCAAGTAAAGAACGCCAAGAACGCGTTGCACGTGAGATTTTAACGATCTATTCACCACTTGCACATCGCTTAGGTATTGCACAACTAAAATGGGAATTAGAAGATCTCGCTTTCCGTTATTTGGCGCCTGAGCGTTATAAAGAAATTGCATCGTTGCTGAATGAAAAACGTTTAGAGCGAGAGCAATATATTCAGTTTGTGATTGATAAGCTAAAGACTGAACTGGGTATGCATCATATTCAGGCGGAAATCACTGGACGAGTGAAGCACATTTATTCGATTTATCGAAAAATGAAAAGTAAAAATCTGAGTTTTGATCAGCTTTATGATATTCGTGCAGTGCGTGTATTGGTCAAAAGTGTACCAGACTGTTATCACGCTTTAGGTATTGTGCATCAGCTGTGGCGTCATATCCCGAACCAATTTGATGACTATGTCACCAATCCAAAAGCCAATGGTTATCGCTCATTACACACGGCAGTGATTGCTGAAAATAAATCTTTAGAAGTACAAATTCGTACCTTCGAAATGCACAACGAAGCCGAACTGGGCGTTTGTTCGCATTTTAATTATAAAGAAGGTGCAAAAAATACCGATCATTCATTTAATCATCGTCTACATTCTTTACGTGCGGTATTGGAACATTATCAAGAGCGTACCGAAACCACACCCCATGGCGAGGATGAAGAGTCAAATGGTATAGATCAAATTCAAGATTTTGAAAATTTTGAAAAAATCTATGTGTTTAGTCGTGATGGTGATATTAAAGAATTGCCACGAGGTTCGACGGTTTTAGATTTTGCTTACCATGTACATACTGAGGTAGGTAATAAGTGTTATGCAGCACGTGTCAATCAACGTTATGTGCCATTAACTTATACGCTTAAAACGGGTGAACAGGTTGAGATTTTAACCAAAAAAGATCGTGAACCGAACCGTGATTGGTTGGTGAACTCTTTAGGTTATATCAAAACTGCTCGTGCGCGTGACAAGTTGCGCCATTGGTTTAGACAGCAAGATCGGAGTAAGAATGTTGAGGTAGGGCGTGAGTTACTCAATAAAGAGTTAGCACGGTTAGCAATTCACCCGAAAAGTATCGATCTTAAAGACTATTCATCTCACTTTAATCTGAAATCAGGCGATGACATTTTAGTTGCTTTAGTCAGTGGCGATATCAGTTTGCATGCTTTGATGAATCAAGTGAATCGTCAGATGCACTTGGATCAAGATGAGCCTGAACTGGTTTTAAAACCTGCCTTAAATCCACGTGCCAGCCATACGCTCTCAGCACACGGGATTTTGATTGACGGTTTGGATAATGTGGAATTGCATATTGCACAGTGTTGTCAACCTGTACATGGTGAGTCGATTGGGGGCTATATCACTTTAAATCGTGGTGTCAGTATCCATAAGGTTGCTTGTCCAGATTATTTGCGTATGACGACTCAAGAGCCTGAACGTGCTGTTGAAGCCGATTGGGAAATGCAACCGACCCGTGGTCAGAGTGTGCAAATCGTGGTTGAGGCTTATGATCGCCGTGGTCTGCTTAAAGACCTCACGCAAGTGATTTTCTCAGATCAAATCAATATTCGTCAGGTCAATACGATTTCTGAGGCAGATGGGATTGCCAATATGAAGTTGTTGATTGAAGTGAAAGGTTTGGCACAACTGTCTCGTTTATTGGCTCGTTTAGAGCAGCAACCAGGCATTATTAGTGCAAGACGTTTGGTTCAGGGTAGTTGATTGACATTATATTTATAAAAAAGAACACTTTAAACGAATTTAAAGTGTTCTTTTTTGCATCAACAAAAAATCATAAATTGAATATACACAGATTATTCGATCACCAACGAATCGGTTTTTCACTCGAACCTGGTGTGAGTTCAGCATCCGAGAGTGGTTCTGAACTCTCTACTTGTGTCGAGTTTTGTCGAGGGTAACTGATCGGCATTAAAGACAAGCCATTTAAGACATCATTACTTATTTGTTGTGCGAGTAAGTCTGATGAGGTTGTAGATTGTGAATTATGAATAAGCTCTCCTAGAGATTGGCGTTGCTGTTGATTTACAGTTCCTGCAGCAGCAACTTTTCCTGTATTCACCTCAATCACTCGCCAATTTAGACGGATTGCTTGTTGCCCAGCTGGAACAGCGCCATAAAATGAACGTCCTTGAGTCGTTTTTGCTTCATTGATACGTCCAACTAAAATATAGTCAGCACCCACTTTTTGCCCAAGTCTTGCCATTTCTGCTGGTGCACCATCCCAACGAAGAAAGGCATTTTCACTTGCCATTTCCTCAATATAGTCACGACTCACCAAACTTAACTGGCGTGAGTTTGCCAGTTGAGTGCCGACCAAATCAGCAACTTCTGTCACAAAGTCATCAGCATCACTGCCATCTGTGAGTTGAGTTTTTGAATAGTTATATTGAAATGGCATAACCGCAATACGGCGTAAGTGTTGATCCGCTACACTTGATTGAAACTTGCTGACATAAGCACGCACTTTGGCGCGGTAGTTCTTGCCCGAACCCGAAACACTTAACACCTGAAAACGATTAATCGCATTAGTGCCCTGCGTTTCAACACTGAACACAGGTGAGGTTTTTCCTTGGTAGCTCCAATGGTTGTTGCTGACCACCATGTTCACTTCTTCCGCTAAGTCAGTGCGTGAACTAACACTGGTGCCATTTACAGACTGGGCTGCAATCAGCAAGGCTTCTGCAATAGCCTGTTGTTGGGTTGGGCCGCTACCTGTGGCTTCTTTCATGACTTCTTGTAGGGCGGCGTTGGCTGAGTGAATTGTTGTTAAGCAGAACAGGGCTGCACAAAGTAAGGATTTCATCATTTTCTATCATTCTATATGACCCGATGTTCAGCAGGTGCTGAGCATCGGGTTTATTGTTGTTGTGAATGGTTTATAGACCAAAAGTAGCACGTTTAGCCGATTTACGAATTTCTTTTTCGCCTGTCCATTCAACAATACCTGTTTTCAGGTTTTGTAATTTGAAAGTGAACTTGTAGTACACATCACTCTTACCGCCTGAATTTTTGACGATGCTGGATAAGTTACCATTCAGCATGTATTCAGCGGCAATTTGAGAGCCTGTTTTCACTGCTGTACGTTTGTCTACCATGCCACTTTGCTGTTGATAAGCCAACTGGTCTGCCATTGCACCGACAGAAGTCATGTCAACGAAACGGAATTTTCCAGAATTAATTAGTTTATTCTGGATGGTGTCAGTGATGGATTCAGTATCAATATGCTCTTGGGTCTTGTTTTTGATACGGTCAACAAACAGTACTGGACGGCGAGCCTGAGTCATTTCAATCACGGGTGGAAACGCCAGCATGTCATCAACCATCTTGGCTGCGATTTGTTGAAGGTCGGTTGAACCAAAATCTTTGGTTAAGGTTTCAGTTGCCTGTGCATCGCCATAAGATACAGCCTGAGAGGCACAGCCACTGAACAATGCCATGCTGCCAATTGTGGTTGCTAAAGCCAAAGTACGGAATTTCATGTTTTACCCCTTATAAATAAGCTGTTGATTAGTCTTTCTTCATGTAAATAAGTACATCAACACCACTTGGATTGGGTGCGACAGACTGAACGGTTTTTACTTCACGCCCTTGTAATGTGATTGGTTTCCAAGTTGCACCTTCTGGATTGATTTCTGTTCCATTGGCATCAAACCAAACAACTTTGTATTCAAAAGATTGTTCGTAGAACCAACCATTTTTTAAGGCGAGTGATGCTTTTTTAATATCTCCAAGACTGACCATATTGATTCGATTGACACCAATACGGGTTGCGAGAATAGGATTACCTGTCATGGTTCTGACATTGCTTACACCAGTATTTGGGTCTGTTTGTGTACGCATCGCATTTGGTGCTGTACATGCAGTTAAGCCAAGGCTAAAGCTACACAGAATTATGGGTAAAAGGCGTTGTTTCATTATGTTTTACTCAAGTTGTTATTTAGCGATACTGAAGCTATCAGCGACAATTTGTTGGTTGGTTTCGATACCATGAATGAAGGTCGTCTGATTAGCTTTCACTTCAATATTGATCGATTGATTTGCATAGTTGTTTTTAAGTTGGATGGTATGACTACCAACAGGGAGTAAAAGGCGAGTGACTTGTGCATTGCTTGGGAGGGTATTCCATGCACGAACATCTGCTTTTTCTGTGGCAGTGTTATAGATATTGCCTGCAAGTTGTCCAAATACGCCTAAACGATTGCCCAGTTCTTTTTGTACAGCGTATTTCGCTGTAGAACGTGCAATTTGAGTTGTGAGATTAGCGGCAATCTTTTCTTTTAGTGTTTTTACAGCCAACGCACCAATATCAGTAAGTAATGCTGTATTTGCAACGGTTTTCCCATTTACAGCCACATCAACCTGACTTGGTGCAACATAGGTTGAAGGGTCATAGCTTGCAAATGAGATATTCACTAACCCATTTGGTGTTGGAATTGCTAAGGTCGAAGAAATTTTTTGAGGAACTAATCCTTGCTCCAGAAAAATAACAACTGGATATTGACCATTTGCTTTCTTTGCGGCGTTATCGAGTCGTTTTACATCATTTTTAATAAAATCATTTGGCTGTAGTTCATATGCTTTTTTATAATCAACTAAAGCATCATTTTTTTCACCCAAGGCTTCCCATAATGTTGCCGCCATATAAAATGCATACGCATTTTGATAGGTATTTTTTACTTTACCCGCAATTGTATTTAGTCCAGCTAAAGCTTCATCGTATTCAGCTGGAGCAGAATTAACATTTTGACCTTTAGCTGCTGCTTTTTCTGCTTCTTTGCTATGAGCTAATTCAATTTCGCGTTGAATACGTTGCGCTACACGCATTTCAACAGCTGCGCCCTCAGTATTATTTAAAGCTAGATAGTTTATCGATTGGTAAACATGTGCTAATACCTGTTCATATTCAGGAATCTTATAAGGTGCTACACTATCATTACTCACGAGGGAAAGTGCCTTAAAACCTAATTTAGAGGCGCTAATTGTTGCTTTATTATTTTGAGCATCTAATAGTTCAAATGCTTTTTCAAAAGTTTGCTTACTGGCTTCATATTGTTTGTTTGCTTGTTCTAAACGCGCCTTTTCTAATAGATACAACGCTGCATCATTACTTTTAGCTTTTTTTTCAAATAATTCTTGCGTTGGTGCCGATATCGGTTGAGTCAATGATGAACGAAAATTTTGAGCCGTATCCGTATAGTTATCAAATAAACCAGCATGTGCTTGAGTTGTTAAACTAGAAATCGATAAACTTATGCAACTGATGAATAAGAGTGAAAGCTTTGGTTTTAATAATAAAGATGACATATAAACCCCTGTAAAAATACAAAATGTATCAAAAAATTATGTAAATATACAAAAAGTTATAAATAATTAACAGGGATTTAAGGAGATATTTAATAAATATTTTTATTTTATAAAGTAAAAGATTTTTTTATTAGTATAAGTTTTTGAAACATAATTATTTATTTTGATTCATTCAAATATTGTTTGAATGAATCTTTTAATTTATCTTTTTGATAAAAAAATATTAGTCAGCCGATTTAAAAACTGTGGACTAATGCTTGAGAGTTGATACATCAGCTTAGTTTTGATACCTACAGGGGTATGAGTTGGAATCAGGGCATGATCTTTTTGTTGTGCTAGATGTAATACTTGTTTTGCTACATCAGCGGGGGTTAAATCAACGCCAATATTTTGAATACTACCCGCATCCATATTCTTCACCATATTGGTTTGTACAAATAAAGGCATTACATCGAGTACACGAATATTATATTTTTGCCACTCTACATCTAAGGCTTCTGTTAAACCACGAACAGCAAATTTACTTGCTGAATATGAGGCTAAATCAGCTTGTCCATAAATTGCTGAAGCTGAAGAAAGATTAATTACACGAGCAAAACTCGCTTTTTCTAGATGGGGTAACCCAGCATGACAACCATTCAGAACGCCTTTGATATTGATATCCACAGTGCGATGATGGGATTGAATTGACGTCTCTTCAAATGCGCCAGAGTATAAGATTCCAGCGTTGTTAATTAAAATATTCAGTTCGCCTGCCCA harbors:
- the rlmD gene encoding 23S rRNA (uracil(1939)-C(5))-methyltransferase RlmD, whose product is MKHKAKQRPAQYPTYTFQIEAFSHEGRGIAHYGTHPDHPKEKHGKKVFIRYALVGETVQAKISNQTSRLEEADMLKLESDAAVGRVDPICPHFGVCGGCSLQHIHPDEQILLKQNVLKSHLQHFAGLQPEQWLDPIRSEKIDYRRRARVGVRYIAKQNRLVMGFREHHSNHLTPIQQCHVLDQHLSESLVELRKLLESLTGKAHIGHIELAMGDTETALLIRHLDELNVSDVNQLRQFALLKDWQLYLQPKGADSLHRVDDAQAPMRLHYSLDEFAVKFAFSPLDFTQVNSGVNAKMIHLACELLDLQKGERVLDLFCGLGNFSLPLARCVGETGQVIGVEASDEMVQRATENAKANQLSQALFFSQDLTKDFSHHSWAKQGFDALLIDPPRSGAFEVMQYVPNFGAKRIVYVSCNPSTLARDAGVLAQYGYQLKKAAVMDMFTHTEHVESIALFEKIEQFEKTQEIND
- a CDS encoding RelA/SpoT family protein, which encodes MVTVREQLPGRLHELSEETTVEHAAEAQSGLVSWLDRVRDILDGAELKQLQKVAELTLAKELETTVHHRSNTFSTGIGMADILAHLHVDEDTLSAAVLYRSVREGLITLEDIQQQFGEQVLGLVQGTLAMGKLSELIEKNKRLEDHFNNNQREHLNGIYKMLISVTEDVRVVLIKLAERTYALRELATASKERQERVAREILTIYSPLAHRLGIAQLKWELEDLAFRYLAPERYKEIASLLNEKRLEREQYIQFVIDKLKTELGMHHIQAEITGRVKHIYSIYRKMKSKNLSFDQLYDIRAVRVLVKSVPDCYHALGIVHQLWRHIPNQFDDYVTNPKANGYRSLHTAVIAENKSLEVQIRTFEMHNEAELGVCSHFNYKEGAKNTDHSFNHRLHSLRAVLEHYQERTETTPHGEDEESNGIDQIQDFENFEKIYVFSRDGDIKELPRGSTVLDFAYHVHTEVGNKCYAARVNQRYVPLTYTLKTGEQVEILTKKDREPNRDWLVNSLGYIKTARARDKLRHWFRQQDRSKNVEVGRELLNKELARLAIHPKSIDLKDYSSHFNLKSGDDILVALVSGDISLHALMNQVNRQMHLDQDEPELVLKPALNPRASHTLSAHGILIDGLDNVELHIAQCCQPVHGESIGGYITLNRGVSIHKVACPDYLRMTTQEPERAVEADWEMQPTRGQSVQIVVEAYDRRGLLKDLTQVIFSDQINIRQVNTISEADGIANMKLLIEVKGLAQLSRLLARLEQQPGIISARRLVQGS
- a CDS encoding CsgG/HfaB family protein, which gives rise to MKSLLCAALFCLTTIHSANAALQEVMKEATGSGPTQQQAIAEALLIAAQSVNGTSVSSRTDLAEEVNMVVSNNHWSYQGKTSPVFSVETQGTNAINRFQVLSVSGSGKNYRAKVRAYVSKFQSSVADQHLRRIAVMPFQYNYSKTQLTDGSDADDFVTEVADLVGTQLANSRQLSLVSRDYIEEMASENAFLRWDGAPAEMARLGQKVGADYILVGRINEAKTTQGRSFYGAVPAGQQAIRLNWRVIEVNTGKVAAAGTVNQQQRQSLGELIHNSQSTTSSDLLAQQISNDVLNGLSLMPISYPRQNSTQVESSEPLSDAELTPGSSEKPIRW
- the lpoB gene encoding penicillin-binding protein activator LpoB translates to MKFRTLALATTIGSMALFSGCASQAVSYGDAQATETLTKDFGSTDLQQIAAKMVDDMLAFPPVIEMTQARRPVLFVDRIKNKTQEHIDTESITDTIQNKLINSGKFRFVDMTSVGAMADQLAYQQQSGMVDKRTAVKTGSQIAAEYMLNGNLSSIVKNSGGKSDVYYKFTFKLQNLKTGIVEWTGEKEIRKSAKRATFGL
- a CDS encoding DUF1425 domain-containing protein gives rise to the protein MKQRLLPIILCSFSLGLTACTAPNAMRTQTDPNTGVSNVRTMTGNPILATRIGVNRINMVSLGDIKKASLALKNGWFYEQSFEYKVVWFDANGTEINPEGATWKPITLQGREVKTVQSVAPNPSGVDVLIYMKKD
- a CDS encoding COG3014 family protein; the encoded protein is MSSLLLKPKLSLLFISCISLSISSLTTQAHAGLFDNYTDTAQNFRSSLTQPISAPTQELFEKKAKSNDAALYLLEKARLEQANKQYEASKQTFEKAFELLDAQNNKATISASKLGFKALSLVSNDSVAPYKIPEYEQVLAHVYQSINYLALNNTEGAAVEMRVAQRIQREIELAHSKEAEKAAAKGQNVNSAPAEYDEALAGLNTIAGKVKNTYQNAYAFYMAATLWEALGEKNDALVDYKKAYELQPNDFIKNDVKRLDNAAKKANGQYPVVIFLEQGLVPQKISSTLAIPTPNGLVNISFASYDPSTYVAPSQVDVAVNGKTVANTALLTDIGALAVKTLKEKIAANLTTQIARSTAKYAVQKELGNRLGVFGQLAGNIYNTATEKADVRAWNTLPSNAQVTRLLLPVGSHTIQLKNNYANQSINIEVKANQTTFIHGIETNQQIVADSFSIAK
- a CDS encoding SDR family oxidoreductase — protein: MQHSVFISGAAQGIGAEIARMFYRQGYKVGIYDINDEQALRLANELGENAKAGYLDVSNFRQWKIALQDFKNWAGELNILINNAGILYSGAFEETSIQSHHRTVDINIKGVLNGCHAGLPHLEKASFARVINLSSASAIYGQADLASYSASKFAVRGLTEALDVEWQKYNIRVLDVMPLFVQTNMVKNMDAGSIQNIGVDLTPADVAKQVLHLAQQKDHALIPTHTPVGIKTKLMYQLSSISPQFLNRLTNIFLSKR